The Hippoglossus hippoglossus isolate fHipHip1 chromosome 10, fHipHip1.pri, whole genome shotgun sequence DNA segment agctgcctctttttttttggggggggggcttgttaATTTGGGGacacattgaaaataaaaacaaacagacagatattGTATTCTCAAACCAGTTTGGCTACATAGAGAGGTCACGTCACTCTTGTTTCTGTGTAAGACTGGAATACAAATATCAGTATCTTCTTGCCGCGAGTCTCAAAACTGTACACATACACAGGTTACATTCATTTCATAACCTACTACGTTTGCTTGTACATCAAACTAAggaaaagacacagaaaaagacatgaGAGATGCTCCTCTAACTTTGGACACACGACAGTCTAAGACAGCAGAATttgatttagtatttttttctttccaaaccAAGAGatcgttgttgttttttttgttttttgatttacTTCTGGCAGAGGAAACTATTCAAAAGATCAATGTGCGGACCTAGAGTTTCACAGTCTTTTTTTAGGACTTGTGTGGGGCAGAGGTAAACTGTCTCGTTCTTAAATTAGAGCATTTGAAAGTGATCCACTCCTGATCCTCtttctctcatcctcctcttcttcctctttggaGTGTGAACAGGCTTGCTGGGAGCCATTTGCCAGAGAGTTGGGAATCAATTGTTTTTGGGGACCTCATCCTGTCGATCTGAACCCGTCTGATAACAACATGTCGCTAGGGGAACTTACCGCTTTGACACCGGTTGCCATGCCGACCTCCTCCAGCTGCCAGACAACATGggcaagcgtgtgtgtgtgtttgcgctagtgtgtttgtgtacgtgtggCTACAGTTGATCATTCGGATGCtgctctctgtcgctctctggTGGCTTTACTGTGTTTTGTCCAGGAGATGGAGCATGGGGAGGATGTGTGACAGCGGGcgggagggtgtgtgtgatgGGCAAGGCGCTGGGCACAATGCCTTCAACTGGAGGCGGGAGCCCCCCTGCTGGCAAACTGACAACCCCGGGGGGATacctggaggtgtgtgtgtgtgagagagagatacacaACTGAGTCATGAAAGTTCAACTGGAACTGGAAGAGTTACAAATCTGTGACCTTTTCTGAAACGCCACCAGTCACTGACAGTTTGCTGGATCACATTAGGTTCACGTTGATGTAAGTAAAGCCAATCCGACTGAAATAATTCATGGTGGTTATAGCCGTGAATATTTAATCTGTGGTGTtaacatgtaaaatattcaACACTATCCTTTTTCCCCCAGAAACGGTGTCCTCATTACTCTGGTAGCTGTTTTCATAGGGACCGTTTCCACAGTGGATAAGAAAATCCCTAAGAAATGTTGATTcgttcatttttaaatgtcatgtttcagTGCTGGTGAAAACCAAAAACCAAATTGTATTCGGCTCTATTGTATTGAGGTGACAGCAAAATCTGAGGGAAGAGAAAAATCTATGGAGAAGAAGAATCTATAAAAAACTATAAACGGGAAGATATCTCGAGGGGGAAGTGAGAAGATGTATTCTTTTGTAATTTGGGTTAGTTGACCTTTAGAGAAATTATAGCCTGTATCACAGTTTCTTTTTATCGCTCTCCCCTGACATTAACACAGGATCCTGaaggtttttgcataattcgTGGAGAAGAAAGGATTTGAAGTGTCTCCTGCTGAAATGTTAAAACAGTTCTGGGGTTTTAACAAATTCCAGAGAGTTTATATTGACGTCTGACAGCAACAGTATAAGATCAGTGATGGATCAGGTGTCATAGCAGCAATATTGAACTGTAAAAATGCCTTGAgcagtagaagtagtagtgacTGACTGTCAGATGAAAGGACAGCTAAAGGTGGGGAAAGATGCAAGCTGAGCCTTGATGTTGGTATTTATTTGCTGCTGAGGTCAATCAGGTATTGGAGAATGAGTAGTGTAACAATTCTGTGAGTCATCCAGGATTTGGAGAAAATTACATTTCCTGGTTTCTTATGGTGCAGTTACCCGGGAGCATTTTAAGGGACTTTGGGGGGCCCCtacatcaacccccccccccccaatacaaCCCACATCATTCCAATCttcaaacaattattttattagCAAAATTAGAATCAAAGTGCTCCCAGTAAAGTCGTGACGTTTAATTGTAAACCCCCATCAACATTCCAGCCACACAATACACAAACGTTTACACTTTTTTAGTCTTTGACCAAACCTCGGACCTTACAAAGCTTTTGGCAAAGAGCTGGTGTCATGGGGCCTTGTTGGGGGGGTTTTCTGAACATGGCGTCATTTCAGTCTCCTGTACGTAGCCGATTATAGAATTTGAGGGAGTTCTCACAAAGTTTGTCGTTGCTGTCGACTAATCAGCTGTTCACAGGGGGCCCCAGGCGATTTGCCCACCCCGGTGCACCACCCCCTGTAGTTACCTATAAGCCCCGTTCAGCTCGGGGTGGACGGTAGCTGGGTCCACTCCTGTCCAGTGGTTGTTCTGGGTGAGGAACTCCTTATTCACGCAGTTCTTCAGACTGTCTGGAATACGACCTAAAAAAGAGACATCGCAGAATAAAATAAGTgagaaaagtgaaacaaaaaaagatcatGAAAAGTGCAGAGTTATCTACACACAGGGGAACTAGTTAAGGTCACTGCACTACATTTCAGAACAGGTGTTATGTGCTTTTTTTACCTCACTAACCCACTTTCTACAGAGGCAGAGAAGGTGGGCATGATTAAACAGGCCATTGGTAGACAGACCGAGCCACAAGGGAAACCATAAACCAGgggatggaaaaagagaaagaacaaagaaaGAAGGCAAAGCGGATAGAAAGAGGGatgttcagaggaggaggaaggaggaggcagaCTGTGAAAGGCCTTTAATCTCGCTCTCTGCTCAAAGAACAAGATGGATGGTTTCACGCTCGACTGCTGCAGGACACCTACGACATATCTCTTTTGAGacttgtgtttacatttttcagcaGGGATGTTTTCCatcactgcgtgtgtgtgtgtgtgtgtgtgtgtgtgtgtgtgtgtgtgtgtgtgtgtgtgtgtgtgtgtgtgtgtgtgtgtgtgtgtgtgtgtgtgtgtgtgtgtgtgtgtgtgtgtgtgtgtgtgtgtgtgtgtgtgtgtgtgtgtgtgtgtgtgtgtgtgtgtgtgtgttacctgtgacaGCCCTTCGGATCTCCCTGGCTGCCTCCTCTCTCATTTCCAACGATGCCTGTTCACTGTACCAGGCGGCGTGTGGAGTGCAGATCAGATTGGGGGCGTCCTTCAGTGGACCCTGACtgaaactgacaaaaaaacaacaacaacagtgaaacGAGTTACAGCTGCAACAAGTCATTTCATCTATCACTGAATAATATTTTTGAATCCCTTAagtcaataaaatgtcatcaaattGTACATTAATGATGCAATTTACAATTTCTATCTTTTAAATCGCTTATTTTGTCCAATGAAAAGAGATTCCATCTAAATAGATATAACAACATTTTCTAACACAGGTATTTAACAGTCCTTTATCCATCTCTGGTGGAGAAAACATCGACTGCATTTATCACATCATAAATCTGGGAGTTTATTACCTGAAAGGCTCTGTCTCATGAACATCCAGAGCCGCTCCCCGTATCCTCCCCTCCTTCAAAGCCTGAGCCAGGGCCTTCTCATCCACCAGACCCCCCCTGGCTGTGTTTACCAGGAACGCCCCCTGACGCAtctgtaacacacagacacagggattTACTTCTATCTAACAAGAACATAACACAAATgaacttatacacacacacagagaaatacaacTTAAAGCTTAGAAAGCACTTGTCCCTGGAAAATATGTACTCTGCTCTCTGTGGTGATATTGATCTACATCTCATTTCCTCCAGCAAGGTCAGACAATTGCTTAGGAGCTTTAATCCTTTGGGTTGAAGGTTTCCAAAGTGTATTAGTCGTCGTATGCAGCGCACGTAGTAAAGAAGCTCATTCATCTGTATGTGGGTAGTGAGCTTCCCTGGGTATCCACTCCTTTAATATTGATGGCCTTGGGTTGTAGCAGTTGAtgttagaataaataaatcatttgagtgtgtctgtgtgtttgctcggacatgaatgtgtgtgtttgtgtgtgtgtgtgtgtgtgtgtgtctgtgtgtagctgCCCCTCCACCTGTTTGATAGTGAAGTCGTTGATCAGGTGGTGGTTGTGTTCGTTCAGGCTGCagtgcagagacacacagtcaGAGTGGAAGAGCAGGTCctgaggagggagacagacagaaacctTCCCTGTGGTTACAGCATCACAAGAAGTTCACTGACATTTTAACTACACAGAAacctgaattatttttaaaggaGACTTAAATGcttattcagttttttctttcctctaggTTGTTATAAAGTTTTAACAGGAGAGCGGCCTTAtagagacaggagctaaatcaaagtgtttcagacagtTGCTGATaagagaaatgcagaaatgGACAATATGAGGAAAGGGATGTGTTTTCTGATCATGAAAGCATGTGAACCTTTTCAAATCACGACACAAACTAAAATTAGGAACCTGAATATGAGTAGAGTACGTCTCCTTTAAAGGAAATACAGAATAAAGTGGAGATTGATTAGCTTCTATTGCTTCCATGGCATCACCGGATTCCTGTTAGTCTCTTTCAACTGTGATGAAATCGATCACTCTTCAAACTGGACGTAAAGCTGTGCAGGTGTGGAAGCATTATGTGTGAGAGCATGAACCTTTTTTCATTCTATAAAATTCACatttcacagaaacaaactggcccctgtgtgtgcatgcgtgcatgcTACCTGTAGTGTGGTGACCCTTTGCAGTCCCAGGGATCTTTCTACTCCGTCAGCCAAATAAGGGTCATAGAAAATCACATTGAAGCCAAAAGCCTTCGCTCGCAGCGCTACAGCCTGGCCCACTCGACCTAGAAACACACGAATACACGCTATTATACACACAGGTTCATTTAGACAGATTTCAACACACATTAATACTCATGCAAACACAATAACttaatatttcttctttttttttttgccctgtaaaaataacacaatgcTCTGGCTACACGCGTCTGCTCATTATGTTGGAAAATGCTCTGATTGCACAGGGAAGAGATTTAAATTCTGCTTCTGGTTTAATCCTCTTATATCTTATTGGCAGTAACTCCTTGGGAAGCCAATTTAGCTGAGCTGAGGATGAAAACTTCCCCAAAATGAAAGTataaaaaagagaggaaacggTTTGATGAGCAGGAACCTGATCGACAGTCCGATAATTCAACCGATCTGAGGGATGCATATCGGGCAAAATAAGCATTTTTAGGCGTTACTCACCGAGTCCTATGAGTCCCAGCGTCTCTCCTCTGATCCTCGCTGCACCTGATGCCACCTCTCGGATCTGCTCCACGCTCTGAACCCGTGTGCCCTCCCGCAGAGCCTGGCGTACATATCACTCCATTATTACATGCCAAACTGACACGGGcgacaaaaacaaccacatttgAACATAATCCAAGTAAATCTCTTAAGGATGTCAAGACTCCGCACTTAATAACAAGTGTCTACATCCTTTTAGATGTTACGATTAAAATATGACtaaataaggatttaaaacTTAATCATTTTACTGTACCTTCTACATCTTACATCAACGTCTTTCAAATACAGCCACATTCTAAAGGAAACGAAATGTTTCAATTTTGCTTATTTGTCGGTAGAGACTTTTTAGTAACTGTCGAGACCAAACGTGCACCTCTAACACTTCAGTACATCTAAAATGAGTTAATTCAAATCCATTTCATCCATGTCATTTCCACTTTTTATCAGCCACACTAGGCGCACGCACCTGATGCAGCCAGGTGGTGCGTCGGTACAATGTGAGGATGTGGCACAGCGTGGAGTCAGCCGTCTCCTCCACCGAGGCTGCCGGCATATTACATACAGCGATGCCTGTTCAACCAGAGAGCAGATAAGGATCAGTAATAGCTTTTTGGGTCATTTAAGGAAGGAGATGAAGGCTGGCGAAAAGCTATTTTGGTGGAGCAGTGCAGGATGAAGACAGGATGTCAGCAGTT contains these protein-coding regions:
- the LOC117769269 gene encoding C-terminal-binding protein 1, encoding MGSSHLLNKGMPLGIRPPIMNGPMHPRPLVALLDGRDCTVEMPILKDVATVAFCDAQSTQEIHEKVLNEAVGALMYHTITLMREDLEKFKGLRIIVRIGSGYDNIDIKSAGELGIAVCNMPAASVEETADSTLCHILTLYRRTTWLHQALREGTRVQSVEQIREVASGAARIRGETLGLIGLGRVGQAVALRAKAFGFNVIFYDPYLADGVERSLGLQRVTTLQDLLFHSDCVSLHCSLNEHNHHLINDFTIKQMRQGAFLVNTARGGLVDEKALAQALKEGRIRGAALDVHETEPFSFSQGPLKDAPNLICTPHAAWYSEQASLEMREEAAREIRRAVTGRIPDSLKNCVNKEFLTQNNHWTGVDPATVHPELNGAYRYPPGVVSLPAGGLPPPVEGIVPSALPITHTLPPAVTHPPHAPSPGQNTVKPPESDREQHPNDQL